The Malus sylvestris chromosome 14, drMalSylv7.2, whole genome shotgun sequence genome segment AAATTTAGCACCACACCATTTGGAAATGAATTTGAGGGATATAAAGATTAAAACGAAAAACAAGAAATTCAAGTTTGAAATGTAAACTGCTAGAAGCAGTCATTGCCTCGTTCAAAAGTTTCCCAGTATAGTTCAGTATTAATGGTTTCTTATGGAAATTGGTACCATGACAAATGAAATTTCAGAGTTGGACCAAAATAAGAGAGCATATCCTTGTATGTAACTGACCACTTCAATTCGACTTCGGACGCCGTCTGCATATGTTCCTCCATTTGTCCTTAAGGTCCCCTGGCGTACGACTATGCAGAAACACAGAACCACCAAACTCCAATATTTGCTTCCATGGAAGAGTTCTTTCATCAATTCTTGAAAAGGTTTGAACTCCCTTCTGCAGTCATATAAAAGAGTTATGATCAAATATTTTGAAGCAACATACATGCAATTAATTAACTAGAGTCAGGTAATCAATTTAAAATGGAACCCAACATAATTTTCTAAAGGTAAATTAGATAGAAACCCAGGAACCTTAAGCATTTCTTCCTCCTCAACGCTCCACGGAACTTTTACCCTCCTTAACTGAGAGATGGGCGGGGATGTGCTACAAGACACAAAAAAAGGATTATTCTCACTTCACAACTACTGCAATCGAATTCTCAAATCACTGCTTTCTAATCAACAGGTAAGTATATGGGTTTATTGGGGAAAATACAGGACTGCAATTAAAGATCAGGGTAACATAAATACTGACTTTATTCAGACATTATTGAGCATGTAGACAGTGTACTTTACATTTCAATAAGGCATGAAAGTAGACACTACAAAGAAAATAGAAATGAAAACACTTTATGAGTCAATAACTTACTAGGGAATTTTCTTCCGGAGTCTTGTGTTGTAATTGGAAGTGCTAAACTTCTGAGCACCAGCTTGCTCAGAATCAACATTAAGTGCATGGCCTGGTTCCCTTGGCGCATAATTAATGTGCTGCTGCAGACCTCCTTTCTCAGATACTATAGCTTGTCTTTGGTCAACAAGGAGGCTTACTGTATTTTTAACGGACAAAGTATCACCTTTAGCTGGTCTTTGGTTCTGACATCCATCAAGCCCTACCACAGCTATGCACTTCTGGATCACCTTTTCTTTCCATATTTTTTCACCAGTTGATACATCCAAGTTTATACCAACTAGAGTTACACTTTCATCTCTAGACTCTGAATTGTTAGGAATACAAGATCCAGACGGTGCTACTTGTTGCTCGGTGCCTATAATATTCTGTAGTTGAGGGTAATTGACTTCATTTTCACGTTCTTCACATTGCTTTCCGAGATGTTCTACACTCTTTCCCAAATGCCCATTCTGATGATTTTTAGTTTTCGCATTCAGATCCTCATGAGATTTTCTCATGCAGATATTCTCCTTGTTGTGCTCACCTCCGAGGCTTTCTTTTGGCTGATGTTCCAGAGTATGAATAAATGCATCTAGGTCTTTCTTCAACATTGAGGCTCTTTTCTTAGAATCAAGGTATTCAGTAAGGGCAAGAGAATACGAACAGAAGGGGCATTTAAAGTTATCCTTCTCATATAAAATGTCTGAGGAACGCAGCCAGTTTTCATGAACCACAACAGGGCAATTACTGGTATCACAGATCAACAGACTGCCTTCATTAGGCTTCTTACAAACATTTTTGGTTGTCTCGGAGTATTGACTGGATGTGGATTGAGAGCTCAACAAAGCATGCTTCTTCATGACAGCATCAATCTTCTCATCATGAAATTCAACACTATCAGTCATGGTCTTTGATTCATAATGACATAGCCAGTCCAAGAGCTCTCTCGCTTCTTTAGCAATACTCTTCTGCTGGGACTCCTCGTCAGATGCAGGATGTGCCACTTTAATATGAGAATCACACTCACTGTTAGAATCATTCTGGGTTTCATCAAGTGAAGCTATACCTAAAGTTCTCGGTTCAGGAAAATGTTCATCGCCTTTACCTTCATTAGCCATGCTTTTCTGTTGGGATTCATCTGTGGATGCAGGAAGTGATACTTCAACATGAAAATCATGCTCACTGTTACGATTAAAAACCTCAGCAGAAATCTTATGCAGGGTTTCATCTGGAGCAGCAACAAAAGATGCTCTTTGTTCAGGATGAAGCCCACCATCATCTTCCACTTCAtcattatatgtatatttaggGACTTCATCCTTAAATGTGTCTTGAGGCAATGAACCGGCATTACAAGGATTTTCTGTCTGAATTTTATTGACTGCAGGGTCAGTGCTTTGTCCGCACCTCTTTGAGGTAGTATGATCATCATGACCATCCTCTATGACCTTGCCTTTGTCCATTGTTCCCATCTGATTTTCTGCCAAGTCACACCTTTCTCTCTCCAGAAGTGGAACATCTCTTTCAGATGAATCTTCCAACAGTTCTCTTACATGTAGAGGAATTTGGTTCTTCTCAATAGACCGTAAAACATATGAGGGGTCCCACTTCATCTTCTTGGTAATTGCACAGCAATCATCACAACCAATTACACTATTATGGTTTTCATCTGCCAGATTCTCCATAACCAAGCCATTGCTACTTTCAGAGATGCTCTTGTTTTGGGGTCCCTCGGTAGAAACAGGAGGTGATGCCTTAATATGACTTTCATTCTCATTGTTACAAGTTGCTACTTTAGCAGAAACTTTTTGTTGAGTTCCATCTGGAGGAGCAACACTTGATGTTATTGGTTCAGGATGAATCCCACCATCATCTTTGGCTTGATCAATACATAAATTTTGATGGGCTTCATCCATAAATTTATCTTGAGGTATTGAAGTGGCATTAAGATGATTTTCTGACTGACTCTTAAGGATTGTATTGCCGCTGCTTTGTCCACATCTCTTTGAGGAAGTATAAATATCAATACAATCCTCTAAGACTGCGCCTTCCTCCATCATTCCCATCTGAATTTCAGCCAAGTCACAGCTTTCCCTCTCAGACAAATCTTCCAACCGTTCTTTTGCATGTAAAGGAATTTGGTTCTGTTCTGTAGACTCTGAAACGTAAGAGGCATCCCGCTTCATCTTCTTGGATTTTATTTTCCAGTCATCAGAATCATTCACGCTACTACGGTTGTCATCTTCCATGTTTTCAGCATCTGAGGAAATCCTATGCCTTTTGGAAGGAAATAGATTTGCATTACTCGGATATTCTTCCAATATTTTATTCTCATGCTCAATAATCAGAGGATCTGCGATTCCCTTGACTCGCATGTTTTGAGCATTAGAGCCACTCTCATTGAGCCTGGGATTACTATCTCTCAAAAGAACTCTATTTCCATCATTTCTAAGTGTTAAACCGCCTTTTTTTCTCAAGACGTCTGCATGTAGATGTGTGCCATCAAGAATCGAATCCTTCAGCTGTTCATAAAAAGAATTCCACAAATTCATTTCTAAACAATACAGAAAAATCGATTGAAGGGAAAAATATGCAAAGAAAAGCCAAAGGCTTACCTGTTTCAATGCACATTTGGGCAAAGAAGCTCTTTTATGCATAATAAAGGGTTGAATATCCCATTTCAACAGCCCCGGTCCACCCGTTCTCAAATCAGATTCTGGCGTCTGACAAAAGAAATATTTGTATGCTTAACATAGCCACTACCAAAAATCTTAGAGAGTTCATTTTTGCTCACCCGCCAAACTCT includes the following:
- the LOC126598604 gene encoding uncharacterized protein LOC126598604 — its product is MDGMNDHERAIAWLWAIEALASFKQVDASLLHDLIALAPPLPDDMGNNAKERVALKSLESLFKFDSCNVTSGDVPSSAQRSKIGFNLTETCQNVLKRIVNETPESDLRTGGPGLLKWDIQPFIMHKRASLPKCALKQLKDSILDGTHLHADVLRKKGGLTLRNDGNRVLLRDSNPRLNESGSNAQNMRVKGIADPLIIEHENKILEEYPSNANLFPSKRHRISSDAENMEDDNRSSVNDSDDWKIKSKKMKRDASYVSESTEQNQIPLHAKERLEDLSERESCDLAEIQMGMMEEGAVLEDCIDIYTSSKRCGQSSGNTILKSQSENHLNATSIPQDKFMDEAHQNLCIDQAKDDGGIHPEPITSSVAPPDGTQQKVSAKVATCNNENESHIKASPPVSTEGPQNKSISESSNGLVMENLADENHNSVIGCDDCCAITKKMKWDPSYVLRSIEKNQIPLHVRELLEDSSERDVPLLERERCDLAENQMGTMDKGKVIEDGHDDHTTSKRCGQSTDPAVNKIQTENPCNAGSLPQDTFKDEVPKYTYNDEVEDDGGLHPEQRASFVAAPDETLHKISAEVFNRNSEHDFHVEVSLPASTDESQQKSMANEGKGDEHFPEPRTLGIASLDETQNDSNSECDSHIKVAHPASDEESQQKSIAKEARELLDWLCHYESKTMTDSVEFHDEKIDAVMKKHALLSSQSTSSQYSETTKNVCKKPNEGSLLICDTSNCPVVVHENWLRSSDILYEKDNFKCPFCSYSLALTEYLDSKKRASMLKKDLDAFIHTLEHQPKESLGGEHNKENICMRKSHEDLNAKTKNHQNGHLGKSVEHLGKQCEERENEVNYPQLQNIIGTEQQVAPSGSCIPNNSESRDESVTLVGINLDVSTGEKIWKEKVIQKCIAVVGLDGCQNQRPAKGDTLSVKNTVSLLVDQRQAIVSEKGGLQQHINYAPREPGHALNVDSEQAGAQKFSTSNYNTRLRKKIPYTSPPISQLRRVKVPWSVEEEEMLKKGVQTFSRIDERTLPWKQILEFGGSVFLHSRTPGDLKDKWRNICRRRPKSN